In Dehalococcoidia bacterium, one genomic interval encodes:
- a CDS encoding NAD(P)-dependent oxidoreductase — protein sequence MKVGFIGLGTMGDPIALNAIRGGNELVVHDIRRESATPHLELGAEWADTPREVAQQSEIVFTSLPGPVEVEAVALGEDGLHEGLTEGKVYLDLSTSSPEMIRQIHERLAPRGIHVLDAPVSGGPEGARTGKLAIWVGGDREVFDRVKPTLDSMGDQPYYVGPIGAGAVAKLVHNCAGYIIQAGLAEVFTMGVKAGVDPLGLWLAVKQGAQGRRGAFDRLADHFLIDSYDPPDFALRLARKDMDLACQVGRQYDVPMKLANLALAEMTEALNRGWGDRDSRVAMILQEERAGVQVNTTAEAIQQALDEA from the coding sequence ATGAAAGTAGGATTCATCGGCCTCGGAACCATGGGCGACCCCATCGCCCTCAACGCCATTCGCGGCGGCAACGAGCTCGTCGTCCACGACATCCGCCGCGAGTCGGCTACGCCCCATCTCGAATTGGGCGCAGAGTGGGCAGACACCCCGCGAGAGGTCGCCCAGCAGTCCGAGATCGTCTTCACGTCGCTTCCCGGCCCGGTCGAGGTGGAGGCCGTTGCCCTCGGCGAGGACGGACTGCACGAGGGCCTGACCGAAGGTAAGGTGTACCTCGACCTCAGCACCAGCTCCCCCGAAATGATCCGGCAGATACACGAACGTCTCGCCCCGCGCGGCATCCACGTTCTGGACGCGCCTGTGAGCGGCGGACCCGAGGGCGCACGTACCGGCAAGCTCGCCATCTGGGTGGGCGGCGACCGCGAGGTCTTCGACCGCGTCAAGCCCACGCTCGACTCGATGGGCGACCAGCCCTACTACGTCGGCCCCATAGGCGCGGGCGCGGTGGCCAAGCTCGTGCACAACTGCGCCGGGTACATCATCCAGGCCGGACTCGCCGAGGTCTTCACCATGGGTGTGAAGGCCGGTGTGGACCCGCTCGGACTCTGGCTCGCCGTCAAGCAGGGCGCCCAGGGCAGACGCGGAGCGTTCGACCGTCTCGCCGACCACTTCCTGATCGATAGCTACGACCCGCCCGACTTCGCCCTCCGTCTCGCGAGAAAGGACATGGACCTCGCCTGCCAGGTCGGCAGGCAGTACGACGTCCCCATGAAGCTCGCCAACCTGGCGCTGGCCGAGATGACCGAGGCGCTCAACAGAGGCTGGGGCGACCGCGACTCCAGGGTTGCCATGATCCTCCAGGAGGAGCGCGCCGGCGTACAGGTCAACACAACCGCAGAGGCAATCCAACAGGCACTGGACGAGGCCTAG
- a CDS encoding enoyl-CoA hydratase/isomerase family protein, producing MTYENILYNVDERVCTISLNRPEKMNALSWALRLELRDALKRAERDGDVGCIVIKGEGRAFSAGYDLTPTQPSPNRPEEGYVSEDVDQLTAQYARDLVNGLWLIWELTKPVIAQVHGWCLAGASELASMCDIMFVAEDAQLGYPPVRALTTPDTMFFPWKMPMSQAKYLMFTGKAVSGTEAVEIGWATKAFPADDLDTETAREARAIATIAPDMLAASKKAVNRAYEIMGIRTALEVGVDWQGLSTFRHTAGVFSDISQAEGLRAALQWRDGPFEDYSARPRE from the coding sequence ATGACATACGAAAACATCCTGTACAACGTCGACGAGCGGGTCTGCACCATCTCGCTCAACCGGCCCGAGAAGATGAACGCCCTGAGCTGGGCGCTGCGACTGGAGCTGCGTGACGCGCTGAAGAGGGCCGAACGCGATGGCGACGTCGGCTGCATCGTCATCAAGGGCGAGGGACGCGCCTTCAGCGCGGGCTACGACCTCACCCCGACCCAGCCGTCACCCAATCGCCCCGAGGAAGGCTACGTCTCCGAGGACGTCGACCAGCTAACCGCGCAGTACGCCCGCGACCTCGTCAACGGCCTGTGGCTTATCTGGGAGCTGACCAAGCCGGTCATCGCGCAGGTGCACGGCTGGTGCCTCGCCGGAGCGAGCGAGCTGGCCTCGATGTGCGACATCATGTTCGTCGCCGAGGACGCTCAGCTTGGCTACCCGCCGGTCAGGGCGCTGACGACCCCCGACACCATGTTCTTCCCGTGGAAGATGCCGATGAGCCAGGCCAAGTACCTGATGTTCACCGGCAAGGCCGTGTCCGGCACGGAGGCCGTCGAGATCGGCTGGGCCACAAAGGCGTTCCCCGCCGACGATCTCGACACCGAGACCGCCAGGGAGGCCAGGGCCATCGCGACCATCGCCCCCGACATGCTCGCCGCCTCCAAGAAGGCCGTGAACCGCGCCTACGAGATCATGGGCATCAGGACCGCGTTGGAGGTCGGAGTCGACTGGCAGGGACTGTCCACCTTCCGCCACACCGCCGGAGTGTTCAGCGACATCTCCCAGGCCGAAGGCCTCAGAGCCGCCCTCCAATGGCGCGACGGCCCCTTCGAAGACTACTCCGCCAGACCCAGAGAGTAG
- a CDS encoding LLM class flavin-dependent oxidoreductase, protein MFIGHFTEQPWQDDKTGLMGTQTTDLSISNDVYDPEVGAQLYNRYLDEKLYAEEMGFDGLMLNEHHSTPFCMQGVTNIGASILARQTTKAKIVILGNILPIWDDPLWLAEQLAMIDMISHGRLVSGFVRGGGRESVSHNSPPVFNRERFEEAHDFVIKAWTDPGPFRWEGKHYHYRYVNPWMRPYQKPHPQVWIPSTVSVETVRWSAQHRYPLVLLATKLGPTKDAFDMYHDAAAEFGYESGTQHVSYLWKVHVDETEEKAEEVGRKYLSGVSNPFLSGNEGMVNPAVMSLPGHTSRRSRRLEASRFGPTGRFGTNRRTYEDQANDYTIVTGTPDTVIPKIKHVLETLRPGSVFFWDGDGAMTHEDQMRSLRLMGEYVIPAVREMGEELELRGPFEVSPWDNQPMEDTNGAAQPAEPVEATADD, encoded by the coding sequence ATGTTCATCGGTCACTTCACAGAGCAGCCTTGGCAGGACGACAAGACCGGCCTGATGGGCACGCAGACCACTGACCTGAGCATCAGCAACGACGTATACGATCCAGAGGTCGGCGCCCAGCTCTACAACAGGTACCTCGACGAAAAGCTCTACGCCGAGGAGATGGGCTTCGACGGCCTGATGCTCAACGAGCATCACAGTACCCCCTTCTGTATGCAGGGTGTGACCAACATCGGCGCGTCGATTCTCGCCCGCCAGACCACCAAGGCCAAGATCGTCATCCTCGGCAACATTCTGCCGATCTGGGACGATCCCCTCTGGCTTGCCGAGCAGCTCGCGATGATCGACATGATCAGCCACGGCAGGCTCGTATCCGGCTTCGTCCGGGGCGGCGGACGCGAGAGCGTCTCCCATAACTCACCACCTGTGTTCAACCGCGAGCGCTTCGAGGAGGCCCACGACTTCGTTATCAAGGCCTGGACCGATCCCGGACCGTTCCGCTGGGAGGGCAAGCACTACCACTACCGATATGTGAACCCCTGGATGAGACCCTACCAGAAGCCGCACCCGCAGGTCTGGATTCCGTCGACGGTCAGCGTCGAGACGGTCAGATGGTCCGCCCAGCACCGCTACCCGCTGGTACTCCTGGCAACCAAGCTGGGCCCGACGAAGGACGCCTTCGACATGTACCACGACGCAGCGGCCGAGTTCGGCTACGAGTCCGGCACCCAGCACGTCTCCTACCTCTGGAAGGTCCACGTCGATGAGACCGAGGAGAAGGCAGAAGAGGTCGGACGCAAGTACCTCTCCGGCGTCTCCAACCCGTTCCTGAGCGGCAACGAAGGTATGGTCAACCCGGCCGTCATGTCACTGCCCGGCCACACCTCTCGCAGGTCACGCAGGCTTGAGGCGTCGAGGTTCGGCCCGACCGGCCGCTTCGGCACCAACCGCCGAACCTACGAGGACCAGGCCAACGACTACACCATCGTCACCGGCACGCCCGACACCGTCATCCCGAAGATCAAGCACGTGCTCGAAACGCTCCGACCCGGCAGCGTCTTCTTCTGGGACGGCGACGGCGCGATGACTCACGAGGACCAGATGCGCAGCCTCCGCCTGATGGGCGAGTACGTGATCCCAGCAGTCCGAGAGATGGGCGAAGAGCTAGAGCTCAGGGGCCCGTTCGAAGTCAGTCCATGGGACAACCAGCCAATGGAGGACACCAACGGCGCAGCCCAGCCCGCCGAGCCCGTAGAAGCCACCGCCGACGACTAA
- a CDS encoding glucose 1-dehydrogenase, producing the protein MQLEDKVAVVTGAGRGMGRAISLGLASEGANIVAADIDIANAEDTSIEVRNLGRDCLAVHTDVGDVSQVDRMISDAKDRFGKIDIIVNNAGVTRYLYVMDIEESDWDRIHRVNAKGVFFSMQRAAREMIEQGDGGRIINIASIAGKGYSGTSNAAYAASKGAVISMTMIAAHQLGQHDINVNAICPGSTITEMSRATMVGRAESAGVSIEELQRQRNEIIPIGRSNEPEDIAAMAVFLASPGARNITGQAFNVDGGLVMH; encoded by the coding sequence ATGCAGCTCGAAGACAAGGTCGCGGTGGTCACCGGCGCCGGCAGGGGCATGGGTCGCGCTATCTCGCTGGGACTCGCCAGCGAGGGCGCTAACATCGTCGCGGCGGACATCGACATCGCCAATGCCGAGGACACCAGCATCGAGGTACGAAACCTCGGCCGCGACTGTCTCGCGGTGCACACCGATGTCGGCGACGTCTCCCAGGTCGACCGCATGATCTCCGACGCCAAGGACAGGTTCGGCAAGATCGACATCATCGTCAACAACGCCGGCGTCACCAGGTACCTGTACGTCATGGATATAGAGGAGTCCGACTGGGACCGCATCCACAGGGTCAACGCCAAGGGCGTGTTCTTCAGTATGCAGCGCGCTGCGAGGGAGATGATCGAGCAGGGCGACGGCGGACGCATAATCAACATCGCCTCCATCGCCGGCAAGGGGTACTCTGGGACGTCCAACGCTGCCTATGCTGCCAGCAAGGGCGCAGTGATCTCGATGACGATGATCGCCGCCCACCAGCTCGGTCAGCACGACATCAACGTCAACGCGATATGCCCGGGGTCGACGATCACAGAGATGTCGAGAGCGACGATGGTCGGCAGGGCCGAGAGCGCGGGCGTCAGCATCGAAGAGCTTCAACGTCAACGCAATGAGATCATTCCGATCGGGCGGTCAAACGAGCCGGAGGACATCGCGGCAATGGCGGTGTTCCTGGCGAGTCCGGGAGCGCGGAACATCACCGGGCAGGCGTTCAACGTGGACGGCGGGCTGGTGATGCACTGA
- a CDS encoding DNA-packaging protein — protein sequence MARENQTPPDGLWTAWILLAGRGFGKTRTGAEWVRSQVESGKAGRIALVARTPAEIRDTMIQGESGILSICPPWAMPEYESTKRKLTWPNGATAFLFSSYEPDQLRGPQFDAAWCDELASWKYPRDTWDNLAFALRLGSDPRCVVTTTPKPVALLRELVARPDVVVTRGTTYDNEDNLAPSFYSNIRAQYEGTRTGRQEIHADLLDQSEDALWERQWIDDARLKTAPESLAQVVVAIDPAVTSNARSDETGIVVAGVDSDKHYYVIADGSGRMSPNSWAERAIALYDKHSADRIIGEVNNGGDLVKEVLRTASGRQTFRYVSVNASRGKYARAEPVAALYEQGKVHHVGTFPDLEDQMCTWTPKGPADVSPDRMDALVWAITQLINRRITKIWV from the coding sequence ATGGCCAGGGAGAACCAGACTCCGCCCGACGGACTCTGGACCGCGTGGATACTCCTCGCCGGACGCGGCTTCGGAAAGACACGCACCGGCGCAGAGTGGGTACGATCACAGGTCGAATCAGGCAAAGCTGGCAGAATCGCCCTTGTCGCCCGCACTCCCGCCGAGATCAGGGACACCATGATCCAGGGCGAGTCCGGCATCCTCAGCATCTGCCCTCCATGGGCAATGCCCGAGTACGAGTCCACTAAGCGAAAGCTGACGTGGCCCAACGGAGCAACAGCGTTCCTCTTCTCAAGCTACGAGCCCGACCAGCTCAGAGGCCCGCAGTTCGACGCTGCATGGTGCGACGAGCTCGCATCTTGGAAGTACCCTCGCGACACGTGGGACAACCTAGCGTTCGCCCTTAGGCTCGGCTCCGATCCCCGCTGTGTGGTCACCACCACTCCCAAGCCGGTAGCCCTACTCAGAGAGCTTGTAGCCCGACCCGACGTGGTGGTCACACGAGGCACCACCTACGACAACGAGGACAACTTGGCACCCAGCTTCTACTCCAACATCAGGGCGCAGTACGAGGGCACCCGCACCGGAAGACAGGAAATACACGCAGACCTCCTCGACCAGTCAGAGGACGCCCTCTGGGAGAGACAGTGGATTGACGACGCACGGCTAAAGACTGCTCCCGAAAGTCTTGCGCAGGTCGTCGTAGCCATAGACCCCGCGGTAACATCCAACGCCCGAAGCGACGAGACCGGCATAGTCGTCGCCGGAGTCGACTCCGACAAGCACTACTACGTCATCGCCGACGGCTCAGGCCGAATGTCTCCCAACAGCTGGGCAGAGCGAGCCATAGCCCTCTACGACAAGCACAGCGCCGACCGGATCATAGGAGAGGTCAACAACGGCGGCGACCTTGTGAAAGAGGTGCTGCGCACCGCATCCGGCCGACAGACCTTCAGGTACGTGTCGGTGAATGCCAGCCGAGGCAAGTACGCCCGAGCCGAGCCGGTCGCAGCACTCTACGAACAGGGCAAGGTCCACCACGTCGGCACCTTCCCCGACCTCGAAGACCAGATGTGCACCTGGACCCCAAAGGGCCCAGCCGACGTCTCCCCCGACCGCATGGACGCCCTCGTCTGGGCCATCACCCAACTCATCAACCGAAGAATCACCAAGATATGGGTCTAA
- a CDS encoding GIY-YIG nuclease family protein: MKLPCVYILANKRNGTLYIGVTSDLIQRVWQHKNNLAEGFTKRYNVHNLVWYEVHETMESAILRENALKKWRRVWKIELIEKENPRWLDLYKEIC, translated from the coding sequence ATGAAACTCCCCTGCGTCTACATCCTTGCGAACAAACGCAATGGCACCCTATACATCGGAGTAACCTCCGACCTCATACAACGCGTCTGGCAGCACAAGAACAACCTCGCAGAGGGATTCACCAAGCGCTACAACGTCCACAACCTCGTCTGGTACGAAGTCCACGAGACCATGGAAAGCGCCATACTCAGAGAAAACGCCCTCAAGAAGTGGAGACGAGTATGGAAGATCGAACTGATCGAGAAAGAAAATCCAAGGTGGCTAGACCTCTACAAAGAGATCTGCTGA
- a CDS encoding carbon monoxide dehydrogenase subunit G, which produces MRVQGSFTFDAGIEKVWTSMLSSEVLASCIPGCDEIRSTGENSYEIDLTVRVASVRGEYKGEVRLEDIDEFKSYRMVVTGSGRGGSVQGSGDLSFSEADGKTTVDVTGDTQVTGVVARVGQRLLGGASRMMMRQFFDCLRTKIEE; this is translated from the coding sequence GTGAGAGTACAGGGTTCATTCACGTTTGACGCGGGCATCGAGAAGGTCTGGACGTCGATGCTGTCCTCGGAGGTGCTGGCGTCGTGCATACCGGGCTGCGACGAGATACGCTCCACCGGTGAGAACAGCTATGAGATCGACCTGACGGTCAGGGTCGCTTCGGTACGGGGGGAGTACAAGGGTGAGGTGCGGCTGGAGGACATCGACGAGTTCAAGTCGTACCGCATGGTGGTGACCGGCAGCGGTCGTGGCGGATCAGTCCAGGGGTCAGGCGACCTCAGCTTCTCTGAAGCCGACGGCAAGACAACCGTCGACGTCACGGGCGATACGCAGGTTACCGGCGTGGTCGCGCGTGTCGGGCAGAGGCTGCTCGGCGGTGCATCACGAATGATGATGCGCCAATTCTTCGACTGCCTGAGGACGAAGATAGAGGAATAG
- a CDS encoding enoyl-CoA hydratase/isomerase family protein, giving the protein MDDPPTRNAIGDEMAGEINQELDRLEGSDHLRAVVLTGRDPSFCSGANVKRMDDANRARSEEAALPADRKAWDVLNEAWDDLGEPDPEEEIDGVRFVPLRLHELQKPSIAAVNGYAMGLGMGIALSCDIRIASENARMSETFIRRGLIPADGSCWQLPRMIGLGNTMLLQYTGAVLESDECARLGIVNKVVEHGELMEQTLDLARQIASGPTYSMALLKKLVQQSLYVDFAESLRLAGPAQNLARRTQDHKEGVRAFVEKRQPRYVGR; this is encoded by the coding sequence ATGGACGACCCGCCTACGCGGAACGCTATCGGCGACGAGATGGCCGGTGAGATTAACCAGGAGCTGGACAGGCTTGAGGGCTCGGACCACCTGCGGGCGGTGGTGCTGACGGGTCGCGATCCGTCGTTCTGCTCCGGGGCGAACGTCAAGCGGATGGACGACGCCAACCGCGCTCGGAGCGAGGAGGCGGCGCTGCCCGCCGACCGAAAGGCGTGGGACGTGCTCAACGAAGCCTGGGATGACCTGGGTGAGCCGGACCCGGAAGAGGAGATCGACGGTGTGCGCTTCGTGCCGCTGCGTCTTCACGAGCTTCAGAAGCCGTCCATCGCTGCCGTGAACGGCTACGCGATGGGTCTCGGCATGGGCATCGCGCTGTCGTGCGACATTCGGATAGCGTCGGAGAACGCGCGGATGTCGGAGACGTTCATCAGGCGCGGACTGATCCCGGCGGACGGCTCGTGCTGGCAGCTTCCGAGGATGATCGGACTCGGCAACACGATGCTGCTCCAGTACACCGGCGCGGTGCTCGAGTCCGACGAGTGCGCACGACTCGGCATCGTCAACAAAGTCGTCGAGCACGGCGAACTCATGGAGCAGACGCTCGACCTCGCCCGCCAGATCGCGAGCGGCCCGACCTACTCGATGGCGCTACTGAAGAAGCTGGTACAGCAATCACTGTACGTCGACTTCGCCGAAAGCCTGCGCCTAGCCGGCCCCGCCCAAAACCTCGCCCGCCGCACCCAGGACCACAAAGAAGGCGTCCGAGCCTTCGTGGAAAAGCGGCAGCCAAGGTACGTGGGTCGGTAG
- a CDS encoding LLM class flavin-dependent oxidoreductase: MTPTGIVLYHGIDSGPELAGYGRMAEDAGFDSLWVTERYFHEETSSMLGYLAATTEQIRLGVGVVNPFTRSPALLGMGAATLDRLSGGRMMLGLGRSDADVIHGRMGIDYRTPLARLRGTVSALQSMWDGDRVSAEYAGVRLSNVGLAIRPMQERLPIYLAAIGPRALRLAGEVADGVLLNAYAPVEYIRWASRVVRESAEAAGRDPASIDITCMLIVRLTDDPDAMVPSLQERVARLIAEPFTGEALLGHGGFDPSILGPVRQHIESGDESGAAKYVSEELARACYLLGDATECRRRIQEYIDSGVDTPLLLPRLEAFHQTCQELAP; this comes from the coding sequence ATGACCCCCACCGGCATTGTCCTCTACCATGGAATCGACTCCGGACCCGAGCTCGCAGGCTACGGCCGCATGGCCGAGGACGCCGGCTTCGACTCCCTCTGGGTCACAGAGCGCTACTTCCACGAGGAGACCTCCTCGATGCTCGGGTATCTGGCAGCCACTACTGAGCAGATCAGGCTCGGAGTCGGCGTGGTAAACCCCTTCACCCGGAGCCCTGCGCTTCTCGGAATGGGCGCGGCCACACTCGACCGGCTGAGCGGAGGACGTATGATGCTCGGACTCGGTCGCAGCGACGCCGACGTCATCCACGGCCGTATGGGTATCGACTACCGCACCCCGCTGGCGCGACTTCGAGGCACCGTGTCCGCGCTCCAGTCGATGTGGGACGGAGACCGCGTCAGCGCCGAGTACGCTGGAGTGCGACTTAGCAACGTCGGACTCGCGATCCGTCCGATGCAGGAACGATTGCCGATCTACCTCGCCGCCATCGGTCCCAGGGCGCTGCGACTCGCAGGGGAGGTTGCCGACGGTGTCCTACTGAATGCCTACGCCCCGGTCGAGTACATTCGCTGGGCATCCCGAGTCGTGCGTGAGTCTGCCGAGGCCGCAGGCCGCGATCCCGCATCCATTGACATCACCTGCATGTTGATCGTCCGGCTGACCGACGACCCCGACGCGATGGTCCCAAGCCTGCAAGAACGAGTCGCTAGACTCATCGCCGAGCCTTTCACCGGAGAGGCCCTGCTTGGACACGGTGGCTTCGACCCGTCCATACTCGGCCCCGTCCGACAGCACATCGAATCAGGCGACGAGTCCGGAGCCGCGAAGTACGTCTCCGAGGAACTCGCGAGAGCCTGCTACCTGCTCGGCGACGCTACCGAGTGCCGCCGCCGAATCCAAGAGTACATCGACTCCGGCGTCGACACCCCCCTTCTCCTCCCACGCCTCGAAGCGTTCCACCAAACCTGCCAGGAACTAGCTCCCTAA
- a CDS encoding CoA transferase: MSDGLLGGIRVLDFGEGVSAPYAARTLAGLGADVIKVESPSGDYARLAGPFPDGTPHPEKSALYLTMNSGKRGVTLDLDTESGRERLLELAADAHIIIDNHDLGWLDERGVGYESLSGVRSDVILTQITPFGDWGPYAEYDAGDLSLFHLSANAHGMLGPVADPDSEPPIRAGGHQADQVAGVSAVTATLGALFRLRTTGQGCHIVVSSFEAMATQAIAGLSNIAFGGESPTRQAAEIKEASIGGQVAAIGGVLPCNDGYVAISPREDAQWARWLDLMGNPDWSDDPKFNTRSARQQNSLELWELLAAWTSQRSRFDIARDGQERRIPCFPVNTVSDLLTDPHLEDRRFFVSIDHPVAGTFQYPGVAYRMSNTPLTLGSRPAPTLGQHNDEMSFDRLRVNL, from the coding sequence TTGAGCGACGGATTACTGGGCGGTATCAGGGTCCTTGATTTTGGGGAAGGTGTGTCTGCGCCTTATGCGGCTCGGACGCTTGCGGGGCTTGGCGCGGATGTGATCAAGGTTGAATCGCCGTCTGGGGACTACGCTCGGCTGGCCGGGCCGTTTCCTGATGGGACGCCACATCCTGAGAAGTCGGCGCTTTACTTAACGATGAACTCGGGCAAGCGGGGTGTGACCCTGGACCTCGATACTGAGTCAGGCCGTGAACGGCTGCTGGAGCTGGCGGCTGACGCTCACATCATCATCGACAATCACGACCTGGGATGGCTGGACGAGCGGGGTGTCGGGTACGAGTCGCTGTCGGGGGTCAGGAGTGACGTCATACTGACGCAGATCACGCCGTTCGGGGACTGGGGGCCGTACGCAGAGTACGATGCCGGCGACCTGTCGCTATTCCACCTGAGCGCGAACGCGCACGGGATGCTCGGCCCGGTTGCCGACCCGGACTCGGAGCCTCCGATACGGGCGGGCGGACACCAGGCAGACCAGGTGGCGGGCGTATCAGCGGTTACCGCGACTCTCGGCGCGCTGTTCAGGCTCCGAACAACCGGACAGGGGTGCCACATCGTGGTATCGAGCTTCGAGGCGATGGCTACACAGGCCATCGCGGGACTTTCCAACATCGCGTTCGGGGGTGAGTCGCCGACGAGACAGGCGGCTGAGATCAAGGAAGCGTCGATCGGAGGGCAGGTGGCTGCTATCGGCGGTGTGCTGCCCTGCAATGACGGATATGTCGCTATCTCACCACGCGAGGACGCGCAGTGGGCACGCTGGCTCGACCTGATGGGCAACCCGGACTGGAGCGACGATCCGAAATTCAACACTCGCTCGGCAAGGCAGCAGAACTCGCTGGAACTGTGGGAGCTGCTGGCGGCGTGGACCAGCCAGCGTTCGAGGTTCGACATTGCCAGAGATGGGCAGGAGCGGCGGATTCCTTGCTTCCCGGTGAACACGGTAAGCGACCTGCTCACGGACCCGCATCTCGAAGACAGGCGGTTCTTCGTGTCGATAGACCACCCGGTCGCGGGGACGTTCCAGTACCCGGGGGTGGCGTACCGGATGTCGAATACTCCGCTGACACTAGGAAGTCGTCCTGCGCCAACGCTGGGACAGCACAACGATGAAATGTCCTTCGACAGGCTTAGGGTGAACTTATGA